A section of the Pseudomonas lini genome encodes:
- a CDS encoding IlvD/Edd family dehydratase, protein MSDKKPTLRSAQWFGTADKNGFMYRSWMKNQGIADHQFHGKPIIGICNTWSELTPCNAHFRQIAEHVKRGVIEAGGFPVEFPVFSNGESNLRPTAMLTRNLASMDVEEAIRGNPIDGVVLLTGCDKTTPALLMGAASCDVPAIVVTGGPMLNGKHKGQDIGSGTVVWQLSEQVKAGTITLDDFLAAEGGMSRSAGTCNTMGTASTMACMAEALGTSLPHNAAIPAVDARRYVLAHMSGMRAVEMVREDLKLSKILTKEAFENAIRVNAAIGGSTNAVIHLKAIAGRIGVELDLDDWTRIGRGMPTIVDLQPSGRFLMEEFYYAGGLPAVLRRLGEANLIPNPNALTVNGKTIGENTKDAPIYGQDEVIRTLDNPIRADGGICVLRGNLAPLGAVLKPSAASAELMQHRGRAVVFENFDMYKARINDPELDVDAHSILVMKNCGPKGYPGMAEVGNMGLPAKLLAQGVTDMVRISDARMSGTAYGTVVLHVAPEAAAGGPLATVKEGDWIELDCANGRLHLDIPDAELAARMADLQPPQQLIVGGYRQLYIDHVLQADQGCDFDFLVGCRGAEVPRHSH, encoded by the coding sequence ATGTCTGATAAGAAACCCACCCTGCGCTCCGCCCAATGGTTTGGCACCGCCGACAAGAACGGCTTCATGTACCGCAGCTGGATGAAGAATCAGGGCATCGCCGACCATCAGTTCCACGGCAAGCCGATCATCGGCATCTGCAACACCTGGTCGGAACTGACCCCGTGCAACGCGCATTTCCGGCAGATCGCCGAGCACGTCAAACGCGGGGTGATCGAAGCCGGCGGTTTTCCAGTGGAATTCCCGGTGTTCTCCAACGGCGAATCGAACCTGCGCCCCACTGCGATGCTTACCCGTAACCTGGCGAGCATGGACGTCGAGGAAGCGATTCGCGGTAACCCGATCGATGGCGTGGTGCTGCTCACCGGTTGCGACAAAACCACTCCGGCACTGCTGATGGGCGCGGCCAGTTGCGACGTGCCGGCCATCGTCGTCACCGGTGGGCCGATGCTCAACGGCAAGCACAAGGGCCAGGACATCGGCTCGGGCACGGTGGTCTGGCAGCTCAGCGAACAGGTCAAGGCTGGCACCATCACCCTCGACGATTTCCTCGCGGCCGAGGGCGGCATGTCACGCTCGGCCGGCACCTGCAACACCATGGGCACGGCCTCGACCATGGCCTGCATGGCCGAAGCACTCGGCACTTCCCTGCCCCACAACGCGGCGATTCCGGCGGTCGATGCGCGCCGTTATGTGTTGGCGCACATGTCGGGCATGCGCGCAGTGGAGATGGTGCGTGAAGATTTGAAACTGTCGAAGATCCTGACCAAGGAAGCCTTCGAAAATGCCATCCGGGTAAACGCCGCCATCGGCGGTTCAACCAACGCGGTGATCCACTTGAAAGCCATCGCCGGGCGCATCGGTGTCGAGCTGGATCTGGATGACTGGACCCGCATCGGTCGCGGCATGCCGACCATCGTCGACCTGCAACCGTCCGGGCGCTTCCTGATGGAAGAGTTCTACTACGCCGGCGGCTTGCCCGCGGTACTGCGTCGCCTCGGCGAAGCCAACCTGATTCCGAACCCGAATGCCCTCACCGTTAACGGCAAAACCATCGGCGAGAACACCAAGGACGCGCCGATCTACGGTCAGGACGAAGTGATCCGCACCCTCGACAACCCGATCCGCGCCGACGGCGGCATCTGTGTGCTGCGCGGTAACCTGGCGCCACTCGGTGCGGTGCTCAAGCCATCCGCCGCGAGTGCCGAATTGATGCAACATCGCGGGCGTGCTGTGGTGTTCGAGAACTTCGACATGTACAAGGCGCGGATCAACGATCCGGAACTGGATGTAGATGCCCATTCGATTCTGGTGATGAAAAACTGCGGTCCGAAGGGTTATCCGGGCATGGCCGAAGTCGGCAACATGGGATTACCGGCCAAGCTGCTGGCCCAGGGCGTGACCGACATGGTGCGGATTTCCGACGCACGCATGAGCGGCACCGCGTACGGCACTGTTGTTCTGCATGTGGCACCGGAAGCGGCGGCTGGTGGGCCTTTGGCGACAGTGAAGGAAGGCGACTGGATCGAGCTTGATTGCGCCAACGGGCGTTTGCACCTGGACATTCCGGATGCAGAGCTGGCGGCGCGCATGGCCGACCTGCAGCCGCCACAGCAATTGATCGTGGGCGGTTATCGTCAGTTGTACATCGACCATGTGCTGCAGGCGGATCAGGGTTGCGACTTCGACTTCCTGGTTGGTTGCCGAGGGGCCGAAGTGCCGCGCCATTCTCACTAA
- a CDS encoding FadR/GntR family transcriptional regulator, which yields MDYRKPSERKSMHSRIVQELGMQIVSGRFKPDDKLPAEALLCEEYAVSRPVLREATRVLVAKGLVYSRPRVGTVVKQRKEWHMLDPDVLHWLMQSSPQNEFFDLLTSVRSIIEPAAAALAAQFATDEDIASIGEAYQRMEAAPTPEALLQPDLDFHSRIADATHNDLLANLCNMLSVAIAEALKHSNQRPNLHELAMPRHKAILTAIENRDALGARHATLVQLDDARSALNVVLGTDPS from the coding sequence ATGGATTACCGCAAACCCTCCGAACGCAAAAGCATGCATTCGCGCATCGTCCAGGAACTGGGCATGCAGATCGTCTCGGGACGCTTCAAACCGGACGACAAACTGCCCGCCGAAGCCCTGCTGTGCGAGGAATACGCGGTCAGCCGGCCGGTCCTGCGCGAAGCCACCCGAGTGCTGGTCGCCAAGGGCCTGGTGTATTCCCGTCCGCGGGTCGGCACGGTGGTCAAGCAGCGCAAGGAATGGCACATGCTTGACCCGGACGTGCTGCACTGGCTGATGCAAAGCAGCCCGCAAAATGAATTCTTTGATCTGTTGACCAGTGTGCGCAGCATCATCGAGCCGGCCGCCGCCGCGTTGGCCGCGCAGTTCGCCACCGACGAAGACATCGCCTCCATCGGTGAAGCCTACCAACGCATGGAAGCGGCACCGACCCCGGAAGCCTTGTTGCAACCGGATCTGGATTTCCATAGCCGCATCGCCGACGCGACTCATAACGACTTGCTGGCGAACCTGTGCAACATGCTGTCGGTGGCGATTGCAGAAGCCTTGAAGCATTCCAACCAACGACCGAATCTGCATGAATTGGCGATGCCACGGCACAAGGCGATCCTGACCGCTATCGAGAATCGCGATGCGCTGGGCGCACGGCATGCGACGCTGGTGCAACTGGATGATGCGCGCAGTGCGTTGAATGTGGTGTTGGGAACCGATCCCTCATAA
- the ltrA gene encoding group II intron reverse transcriptase/maturase has product MPPVGVKVSLNTEMQKVLQEKTVTPSPGQYPRMTADSAQVSAASVTWTNAEPDTLMERVLAPVNLRRAYQRVVSNKGAPGADGMTVDDLADYVKQYWPTLKVRLLAGEYHPQGVRAVDIPKPKGGTRQLGIPSVVDRLIQQALLQQLTPIFDPLFSDYSYGFRRGRSAHQAIETARGHVAAGHRWCVELDLEKFFDRVNHDVLMAYVARQIEDKRVLTLIRRYLEAGTMSGGLVSRRQEGTPQGGPLSPLLSNILLNELDRELERRGHRFVRYADDANIYVRSQRAGTRVMAGVGRFLNQRLKLTLNREKSHVARPWVCDYLGYGMSWHQQPRLRVATMSLGRLRDRLRDLLRGARGHKMANVIERINPVLRGWAGYFKLSQSKRPLEEIDGWVRRKLRCVVWRQWKRPSTRARNLMRLGLSEARACKSAFNGRGPWWSSGASHMNQALPKKLWDQLGLVSVLDTINRLSRIA; this is encoded by the coding sequence ATGCCGCCAGTAGGCGTCAAAGTCTCGTTGAATACCGAAATGCAGAAAGTTCTCCAAGAGAAGACTGTTACTCCGAGTCCCGGACAGTATCCGAGGATGACGGCTGACAGCGCACAGGTATCGGCGGCGTCTGTGACGTGGACGAACGCGGAGCCGGACACGCTGATGGAGCGGGTGCTTGCACCGGTCAACCTTAGGCGTGCGTATCAACGTGTGGTCAGCAACAAGGGCGCACCGGGTGCCGATGGCATGACGGTCGACGACTTGGCGGACTACGTGAAACAGTATTGGCCGACCCTCAAGGTGAGGTTGCTGGCCGGCGAGTATCACCCGCAGGGTGTACGCGCCGTTGACATCCCCAAACCCAAAGGTGGAACACGGCAACTGGGTATTCCCAGCGTCGTGGATCGCTTGATCCAACAGGCACTGCTGCAACAGCTCACGCCAATCTTCGATCCTCTGTTCTCGGACTACAGCTACGGCTTTCGTCGGGGTAGAAGCGCTCACCAAGCCATCGAAACCGCTCGCGGCCACGTGGCAGCGGGTCACCGCTGGTGCGTGGAACTTGATCTCGAGAAGTTCTTTGATCGGGTCAACCACGATGTCCTGATGGCCTACGTGGCGCGTCAAATCGAAGACAAGCGTGTGCTCACGCTGATCCGTCGTTACCTCGAAGCGGGAACGATGTCGGGCGGACTCGTCAGCCGACGGCAGGAAGGGACGCCGCAAGGCGGCCCGCTCTCGCCGTTGCTGTCGAACATCCTGCTCAACGAACTCGACCGCGAACTTGAACGGCGAGGCCATCGCTTCGTGCGTTATGCCGACGACGCGAACATCTATGTGCGCAGCCAGCGAGCTGGCACACGGGTGATGGCCGGTGTTGGGCGTTTCCTGAATCAGCGCCTGAAACTGACGCTGAACCGGGAAAAGAGCCACGTAGCACGGCCTTGGGTCTGCGACTATCTGGGTTATGGGATGAGCTGGCATCAGCAACCGAGGCTGAGAGTGGCGACGATGAGTCTGGGTCGCTTGCGCGACCGGTTAAGAGACCTGCTGCGCGGGGCGCGGGGCCACAAGATGGCGAATGTCATCGAACGGATAAACCCTGTACTGCGCGGGTGGGCAGGCTACTTCAAGCTCAGTCAGAGCAAACGGCCACTTGAGGAAATTGACGGCTGGGTGCGGCGCAAACTTCGCTGCGTCGTCTGGCGTCAATGGAAGCGGCCCTCAACGAGGGCACGTAACTTGATGCGCCTGGGGCTTAGCGAAGCTCGCGCCTGCAAATCAGCCTTCAATGGCCGAGGCCCATGGTGGAGCTCGGGAGCATCTCATATGAATCAGGCGCTGCCGAAGAAGCTATGGGATCAACTTGGGTTGGTCTCGGTACTGGATACGATAAACCGGCTTAGCCGCATAGCTTGA
- a CDS encoding RND family transporter, translated as MTSLSTPHQDKATFLERLIFNNRPAVIVICLLVSVFLFWQATLIRPSTSFEKMIPLEHPFIEKMMEHRNDLANLGNTVRISVEATDGDIFSKEYMETLRQINDEVFYISGVDRSGLKSLWSPSVRWTEVTEEGFAGGEVIPQSYNGSQQSLDLLRNNVLKSGQVGRLVANDFKSSIVDIPLLESYPDPQDQGKLLALDYRKFSHELEDKIRNKFEAQNPNVKIHIVGFAKKVGDLIDGLVMVVMFFGVAFVITLILLYWFTNCMRSTVAVLSTTLVAVVWQLGLMHFFGFGLDPYSMLVPFLIFAIGISHGVQKINGIALQSSEAENALTAARRTFRQLFLPGMIAILADAVGFITLLIIDIGVIRELAIGASIGVAVIVFTNLILLPVAISYVGISKRAVERSKKDAHREHPFWRLLSNFASPKVAPISIALALIAFGGGLWYSQNLKIGDLDQGAPELRPDSRYNKDNSFIINNYSTSSDVLVVMVKTKSEGCSRYEAMAPIDELMWKMQNTEGVQSAISLVTVSKQMIKGMNEGNLKWETLSRNPDVLNNSIARADGLYNNNCSLAPVLVFLNDHKAETLDRAVHAVQDFAKDNNKEGLEFILAAGNAGIEAATNEVIKRSELTILVLVYICVATMCMITFRSWAATLCIVLPLVLTSVLGNALMAFMGIGVKVATLPVVALGVGIGVDYGIYIYSRLESFLRAGLPLQEAYYQTLKSTGKAVLFTGLCLAIGVCTWIFSAIKFQADMGLMLTFMLLWNMFGALWLLPALARFLIKPEKLAGQKGNSLFAH; from the coding sequence ATGACATCCTTAAGCACTCCTCATCAGGACAAGGCGACATTTCTTGAACGCCTGATTTTCAACAACCGCCCGGCAGTCATCGTCATCTGCCTGCTGGTCAGTGTTTTCCTGTTCTGGCAGGCGACATTGATCCGGCCGTCCACCAGCTTCGAAAAAATGATTCCGCTCGAGCATCCGTTCATTGAAAAAATGATGGAGCACCGCAACGATCTGGCGAACCTGGGCAACACGGTGCGGATTTCCGTGGAAGCCACCGATGGCGACATCTTCTCCAAGGAATACATGGAGACCCTGCGTCAGATCAACGACGAGGTGTTCTACATTTCCGGTGTCGACCGTTCCGGTCTCAAGTCGCTGTGGAGCCCGAGCGTGCGCTGGACCGAGGTGACGGAGGAGGGCTTCGCCGGCGGTGAAGTGATTCCCCAGAGCTATAACGGCTCCCAGCAAAGCCTCGACCTGCTGCGCAACAACGTGCTCAAGTCCGGGCAAGTCGGGCGCCTGGTGGCCAACGACTTCAAGTCGAGCATCGTCGACATCCCGCTGCTGGAGTCCTACCCGGACCCGCAGGACCAGGGCAAGTTGCTGGCGCTGGACTACCGCAAGTTCTCTCACGAGCTAGAAGACAAGATCCGCAACAAGTTCGAAGCGCAGAACCCCAACGTGAAGATCCACATTGTCGGTTTCGCCAAGAAAGTCGGCGACCTGATTGATGGCTTGGTCATGGTGGTGATGTTCTTCGGCGTCGCCTTCGTCATCACGCTGATCCTGCTGTACTGGTTCACCAACTGCATGCGCAGTACCGTGGCGGTTTTGAGCACGACGCTGGTGGCGGTGGTCTGGCAGCTCGGCTTGATGCACTTCTTCGGCTTCGGGCTTGACCCGTACTCGATGCTGGTGCCGTTCCTGATCTTCGCCATCGGGATTTCCCACGGCGTGCAGAAAATCAACGGTATCGCCTTGCAGTCCAGCGAGGCGGAGAACGCGCTGACAGCGGCACGCCGCACATTCCGTCAGTTGTTTCTGCCGGGGATGATCGCGATCCTCGCGGATGCGGTGGGCTTTATCACGCTGTTGATCATCGACATTGGCGTGATTCGTGAACTGGCCATCGGCGCGTCCATCGGCGTGGCGGTGATCGTGTTTACCAACCTGATCCTGCTGCCGGTGGCGATTTCCTACGTCGGTATCAGTAAACGCGCCGTCGAACGCAGCAAAAAAGACGCGCACCGCGAACATCCGTTCTGGCGCCTGCTGTCGAACTTTGCCAGCCCGAAAGTTGCACCGATTTCCATTGCCCTGGCGCTGATCGCTTTTGGTGGCGGCCTCTGGTACAGCCAGAACCTGAAAATCGGCGACCTCGACCAAGGCGCGCCGGAACTGCGTCCGGACTCGCGTTACAACAAGGACAACAGCTTCATCATCAATAACTATTCCACCAGTTCCGACGTGCTGGTGGTGATGGTCAAGACCAAGTCCGAAGGTTGCTCGCGTTATGAGGCCATGGCGCCGATCGACGAGCTGATGTGGAAGATGCAGAACACCGAGGGCGTGCAGTCGGCGATCTCGCTGGTCACCGTGTCCAAGCAGATGATCAAGGGCATGAACGAGGGCAACCTGAAATGGGAAACCCTGTCGCGCAACCCGGACGTGCTGAACAACTCCATCGCCCGTGCCGATGGCCTGTACAACAACAATTGCTCCCTGGCCCCGGTGCTGGTGTTCCTCAACGACCACAAGGCTGAAACCCTGGACCGTGCGGTGCATGCGGTGCAGGACTTCGCCAAAGACAACAACAAGGAAGGCCTGGAATTCATCCTTGCCGCCGGTAATGCCGGGATCGAAGCAGCCACCAACGAGGTGATCAAACGCTCCGAACTGACCATTCTGGTTCTGGTGTACATCTGCGTCGCGACCATGTGCATGATCACCTTCCGTTCCTGGGCGGCGACCTTGTGTATCGTGTTGCCGCTGGTGCTGACTTCGGTACTCGGCAACGCGTTGATGGCGTTCATGGGCATCGGCGTGAAAGTGGCGACCTTGCCGGTGGTGGCGCTCGGGGTGGGGATTGGCGTGGACTACGGGATCTACATCTACAGCCGTCTGGAAAGCTTCCTGCGTGCGGGTCTGCCGCTGCAAGAGGCGTACTACCAGACGCTGAAGTCCACCGGTAAAGCCGTACTGTTCACCGGCCTGTGCCTGGCGATCGGCGTGTGCACCTGGATCTTCTCGGCGATCAAGTTCCAGGCCGACATGGGTCTGATGCTGACCTTCATGCTGCTCTGGAACATGTTCGGCGCGTTGTGGCTGCTGCCAGCGCTGGCGCGGTTCCTGATCAAGCCGGAAAAACTGGCAGGGCAGAAGGGCAACTCGCTGTTTGCTCACTGA
- a CDS encoding WD40/YVTN/BNR-like repeat-containing protein — translation MSEPVMGVSIGRPPALRRFALLATALSLLGCTVLSAPALAAAASATDVVYSVESAKASKGLMLDVVHAGKRLVAVGDRGHILYSDDQGATWTQAKVPTRQLLTAVFFVDDKHGWAVGHDAQILASEDGGITWTKQFEDLTRESPLLDVWFKDVNSGVAVGAYGALLETTDGGKNWENVSDRLDNEDQYHLNAIAAVKDSGIFIVGEQGSMFRSADDGQTWEKLEGPYEGSLFGVIGTAQPATLLAYGLRGNLYRSTDFGSTWEQVELKAARGALEFGLSGATLLDDGSIVIVGNGGSIIRSTDDGETFSVFNRPDRISVSAVTAAGNGNLILAGQGGVRVTSSTGAENGKNGSSK, via the coding sequence ATGAGTGAGCCTGTCATGGGTGTGAGTATTGGCCGCCCGCCGGCGTTACGCAGGTTCGCGTTGCTGGCTACAGCGCTCTCGCTGTTGGGCTGTACCGTGCTGTCGGCGCCCGCGCTGGCCGCTGCCGCGTCGGCCACCGATGTGGTTTATTCCGTTGAATCCGCCAAGGCCAGCAAAGGCCTGATGCTCGATGTCGTACACGCCGGCAAACGCCTGGTGGCGGTCGGCGATCGCGGGCACATTCTGTATTCCGATGACCAGGGCGCAACCTGGACCCAGGCCAAGGTGCCGACCCGGCAACTGCTGACGGCAGTGTTTTTTGTCGATGACAAACACGGCTGGGCCGTTGGCCATGATGCGCAGATCCTTGCCAGCGAAGACGGCGGCATCACCTGGACCAAACAATTCGAAGACCTGACACGCGAATCGCCGCTGCTCGACGTCTGGTTCAAGGACGTTAACAGCGGAGTTGCCGTGGGCGCTTACGGTGCCTTGTTGGAAACCACCGACGGCGGTAAAAACTGGGAAAACGTCAGCGATCGCCTGGACAACGAAGACCAGTACCACCTCAACGCCATTGCCGCGGTCAAGGATTCCGGCATTTTCATCGTAGGTGAGCAGGGCAGCATGTTCCGCTCCGCCGATGATGGGCAGACCTGGGAAAAGCTTGAGGGCCCCTATGAAGGCTCGCTGTTCGGTGTGATCGGCACTGCGCAACCGGCCACGCTGCTGGCCTATGGGTTGCGCGGCAATCTCTACCGTTCCACGGATTTCGGCAGTACTTGGGAGCAGGTCGAACTCAAGGCTGCACGCGGCGCGCTGGAGTTCGGTCTGTCCGGTGCCACGCTGCTCGACGATGGTTCCATCGTGATCGTCGGCAACGGCGGCAGCATTATTCGCAGCACCGACGACGGCGAAACCTTCAGCGTGTTCAACCGTCCGGATCGCATTTCCGTTTCGGCGGTGACGGCGGCAGGCAACGGCAATCTGATTCTGGCTGGACAGGGTGGTGTTCGCGTCACTTCGTCCACCGGCGCAGAGAATGGAAAAAACGGGTCGTCCAAATGA